From a single Pseudophryne corroboree isolate aPseCor3 chromosome 6, aPseCor3.hap2, whole genome shotgun sequence genomic region:
- the LOC134932930 gene encoding deoxyguanosine kinase, mitochondrial-like isoform X2: MSHTDHSTGTQVKGKKISVEGNIAAGKSTFLRLVSSAHEGWSFVAEPLRKWQHVQSSSHQGMDNLLQLMYEDPARWSYTFQTLSCMGRFKTQIEPFSEKLLKQREPVQIFERSVYSDRFVFAKSLFELGHLNEMEWSLYQEWHSFLIQEFGNRATLDGIVYLRATPGKCFERLQKRARKEEKTVTEKYLEKLHDQHESWLINKTTDVYFEQIKKIPILVLDVEEEFEDDPVANEYLCMKTKAFLDGL; the protein is encoded by the coding sequence ATGTCACATACAGATCACAGCACTGGGACGCAGGTGAAAGGCAAGAAAATATCTGTGGAAGGGAATATTGCAGCAGGAAAATCCACCTTTCTGAGACTGGTAAGCAGCGCACATGAAGGATGGAGCTTTGTAGCGGAGCCTCTTAGGAAGTGGCAGCACGTCCAGTCCTCATCGCATCAGGGTATGGACAATTTGCTACAGCTGATGTATGAGGATCCTGCACGCTGGTCTTACACATTTCAGACACTTTCTTGCATGGGTCGTTTCAAAACTCAGATTGAGCCCTTTTCAGAGAAGTTACTTAAGCAGCGAGAACCCGTTCAGATTTTTGAAAGATCTGTGTATAGTGACAGATTTGTATTTGCAAAGTCTCTATTTGAACTTGGCCATTTAAATGAAATGGAATGGTCTCTGTACCAAGAATGGCATTCGTTTCTTATTCAGGAGTTTGGGAACAGAGCCACTTTGGATGGTATTGTGTATCTACGAGCAACTCCAGGAAAATGCTTTGAGAGGCTTCAGAAGAGGGCTCGAAAGGAAGAAAAGACTGTTACAGAAAAGTATCTTGAAAAGTTACATGACCAACATGAGAGTTGGCTAATAAATAAAACAACAGATGTCTATTTTGAACAGATCAAGAAAATTCCAATTCTTGTGTTAGATGTTGAAGAGGAATTTGAAGACGACCCTGTAGCTAATGAATATCTCTGCATGAAAACCAAGGCCTTTTTAGACGGATTATAG
- the LOC134932930 gene encoding deoxyguanosine kinase, mitochondrial-like isoform X1 → MFLHKIGRLLDSSRTRNNSWKPKFNLFYISSCRRNEHIATMSHTDHSTGTQVKGKKISVEGNIAAGKSTFLRLVSSAHEGWSFVAEPLRKWQHVQSSSHQGMDNLLQLMYEDPARWSYTFQTLSCMGRFKTQIEPFSEKLLKQREPVQIFERSVYSDRFVFAKSLFELGHLNEMEWSLYQEWHSFLIQEFGNRATLDGIVYLRATPGKCFERLQKRARKEEKTVTEKYLEKLHDQHESWLINKTTDVYFEQIKKIPILVLDVEEEFEDDPVANEYLCMKTKAFLDGL, encoded by the coding sequence ATGTTTCTTCATAAAATCGGGAGACTCTTGGATTCATCAAGAACTCGTAATAATTCATGGAAGCCGAAATTTAATCTCTTCTATATATCTTCTTGTAGACGAAATGAGCACATAGCCACCATGTCACATACAGATCACAGCACTGGGACGCAGGTGAAAGGCAAGAAAATATCTGTGGAAGGGAATATTGCAGCAGGAAAATCCACCTTTCTGAGACTGGTAAGCAGCGCACATGAAGGATGGAGCTTTGTAGCGGAGCCTCTTAGGAAGTGGCAGCACGTCCAGTCCTCATCGCATCAGGGTATGGACAATTTGCTACAGCTGATGTATGAGGATCCTGCACGCTGGTCTTACACATTTCAGACACTTTCTTGCATGGGTCGTTTCAAAACTCAGATTGAGCCCTTTTCAGAGAAGTTACTTAAGCAGCGAGAACCCGTTCAGATTTTTGAAAGATCTGTGTATAGTGACAGATTTGTATTTGCAAAGTCTCTATTTGAACTTGGCCATTTAAATGAAATGGAATGGTCTCTGTACCAAGAATGGCATTCGTTTCTTATTCAGGAGTTTGGGAACAGAGCCACTTTGGATGGTATTGTGTATCTACGAGCAACTCCAGGAAAATGCTTTGAGAGGCTTCAGAAGAGGGCTCGAAAGGAAGAAAAGACTGTTACAGAAAAGTATCTTGAAAAGTTACATGACCAACATGAGAGTTGGCTAATAAATAAAACAACAGATGTCTATTTTGAACAGATCAAGAAAATTCCAATTCTTGTGTTAGATGTTGAAGAGGAATTTGAAGACGACCCTGTAGCTAATGAATATCTCTGCATGAAAACCAAGGCCTTTTTAGACGGATTATAG